A window of the Lactobacillus amylovorus DSM 20531 genome harbors these coding sequences:
- a CDS encoding DNA-directed RNA polymerase subunit beta: MLNGHVVNYGKHRTRRSFSRIKEVLKLPNLTDVQTESYKWFLDKGIKEVFDDIMPISDFSGKLSLEYVGYKLQKPKYTVDEARDHDATYAAPMHVTLKLTNQETGEIKTQDVFFGDLPLMTESGSFIVNGAERVIVSQLVRSPGVYYTGDYDKNGRQIFGTTVIPNRGAWLEYETDAKNVSFVRVDRTRKLPLTVLIRAMGIGSDSDIIDMFGQSDTLQFTLDKDVHKNPADSRVAEALKDIYERLRPGEPKTTDSSRSLLYARFFDPRRYDLAPVGRYKINKKLSLKNRLYGQTLAETLADPDTGEIIAKKDTVVNHEVMDKLAPYLDRDDFKMVTYQPSKEGVLPDPITVQEIKVYSKVDPEREVKLMSNGHIAADVKHLTPADVLASINYFFALQDKIGTTDDIDHLGNRRIRRVGELLQNQFRIGLARMERVVRERMSIQDPSAVTPQQLINIRPIVASIKEFFGSSQLSQFMDQHNPLGELTHKRRMSALGPGGLTRDRAGYEVRDVHYTHYGRLCPIETPEGPNIGLINSLASYAIINKYGFIETPYRRVSWDTHKVTDKIDYLTADEEDNYIIAGANTPLNDDGSFKENIILARQKEDNVEVTPDKIDYMDVIPKQVVSVASACIPFLENDDSNRALMGANQQRQAAPLINPHGSLVGTGMEYRAAHDSGAALIAKAAGTVEYVDANEIRIRREDGTLDKYTLEKYRRSNNSKSYNQTPNVKLGDHVDVSDVIANGPTMDHGELALGQNPLIAFMTWNMYNYEDAIMLSERLVKDDVYTSISIEDYESEARDTKLGPEEITRELPNIGEDALKDLDADGIVRVGAEVHDGDILVGKVTPKGVTELSAEERLLHAIFGEKAREVRDTSLRVPHGGGGIVQDVKVYTREAGDELSPGVNTMVRVYIAQKRKIQVGDKMSGRHGNKGTVAAVVPEEDMPYLPDGTPVDICLNPMGVPSRMNIGQLLELHLGAAARQLGIHVATPVFDGANENDVWDTVRQAGVDKDGKTVIYDGRTGEPFHNRVSVGVMHYLKLTHMVDDKIHARSIGPYSLVTQQPLGGKAQFGGQRFGEMEVWALEAYGAAYTLQEILTYKSDDVVGRVRAYEAIVKGERIPKPGVPESFRVLVKELQSLGLDIRVLDMNHKEIELRDMDGESSEHLNIDALSRMAEEQEKKKLAEETEKSEDKKDDEKTADKPAAPADESDGKVSK, from the coding sequence TTGTTAAATGGACACGTAGTGAACTACGGTAAGCATCGAACTAGACGCAGTTTTTCCCGAATTAAGGAAGTATTGAAGCTGCCAAACTTGACCGATGTTCAAACCGAATCATATAAGTGGTTTCTTGATAAAGGCATTAAAGAAGTCTTTGATGACATTATGCCTATTAGTGACTTCTCAGGTAAGCTTTCATTAGAATATGTTGGCTACAAGCTTCAAAAGCCTAAGTACACAGTTGATGAAGCTCGTGATCACGATGCAACTTATGCTGCACCAATGCACGTTACTTTGAAGCTTACTAACCAAGAAACTGGTGAAATTAAGACTCAAGATGTATTCTTTGGCGATTTACCATTGATGACTGAATCAGGTTCATTCATCGTTAATGGTGCTGAAAGAGTTATCGTTTCTCAATTAGTAAGATCTCCTGGTGTATATTACACTGGCGATTACGACAAGAACGGTCGTCAAATCTTTGGTACTACTGTTATTCCTAACCGTGGTGCTTGGCTTGAATATGAAACTGACGCTAAGAATGTTTCATTTGTTCGTGTTGACCGTACTCGTAAGTTGCCACTTACAGTTTTGATTAGAGCAATGGGTATTGGCTCTGACAGCGACATTATTGATATGTTTGGTCAAAGCGATACTTTGCAATTTACTTTGGACAAGGATGTTCACAAGAACCCAGCTGACTCACGTGTAGCTGAAGCTTTGAAGGACATTTACGAAAGACTTCGTCCAGGTGAACCAAAGACTACTGATTCATCACGTTCATTGCTATATGCCCGTTTCTTTGATCCACGTCGTTACGACTTGGCACCAGTTGGTCGTTACAAGATCAACAAGAAGCTTTCACTTAAGAACCGTTTGTACGGTCAAACTTTAGCTGAAACTTTGGCTGATCCAGATACTGGTGAAATCATTGCTAAGAAAGATACTGTTGTTAACCACGAAGTAATGGACAAGCTTGCTCCATACCTTGATCGTGATGACTTCAAGATGGTAACTTACCAACCTTCAAAGGAAGGTGTATTGCCAGATCCCATTACTGTTCAAGAAATTAAGGTTTACTCAAAGGTTGACCCTGAACGTGAAGTTAAGTTGATGTCTAATGGTCATATTGCTGCAGATGTTAAGCACTTAACTCCAGCTGATGTTTTGGCTTCAATCAACTACTTCTTTGCATTGCAAGACAAGATCGGTACTACTGATGATATCGACCACTTGGGTAACCGTCGTATTCGTCGTGTTGGTGAACTTCTTCAAAACCAATTCAGAATTGGTTTAGCAAGAATGGAACGTGTTGTTCGTGAAAGAATGTCAATCCAAGATCCATCAGCTGTTACTCCACAACAATTGATCAACATTCGTCCAATTGTTGCAAGTATCAAGGAATTCTTCGGTTCATCACAACTTTCACAGTTCATGGACCAACACAACCCATTAGGTGAATTGACCCACAAGCGTCGTATGTCAGCTTTAGGGCCTGGTGGTTTGACTCGTGACCGTGCCGGATATGAAGTTCGTGACGTTCACTATACTCACTATGGTCGCTTGTGTCCTATTGAAACACCTGAAGGTCCTAACATTGGTTTGATCAACTCACTTGCTTCATACGCAATCATTAACAAGTATGGTTTCATTGAAACTCCATACCGTCGTGTTTCTTGGGATACTCACAAGGTAACTGACAAGATCGACTACTTGACTGCTGATGAAGAAGATAACTACATCATTGCCGGTGCTAACACTCCTTTGAATGACGATGGTTCATTTAAGGAAAACATTATTTTGGCTCGTCAAAAGGAAGATAACGTCGAAGTTACTCCAGACAAGATTGACTATATGGACGTTATTCCTAAGCAAGTTGTTTCAGTTGCTTCAGCATGTATTCCATTCCTTGAAAACGACGACTCCAACCGTGCTTTGATGGGTGCCAACCAGCAACGTCAGGCTGCTCCTTTGATCAACCCACACGGTTCACTTGTTGGTACTGGTATGGAATATCGTGCAGCTCACGATTCAGGTGCCGCTTTAATTGCTAAGGCTGCAGGTACTGTTGAATACGTTGATGCCAACGAAATCCGTATTAGACGTGAAGATGGCACCTTAGACAAGTACACTCTTGAAAAGTACCGTCGTTCAAACAACTCTAAGTCATACAACCAAACTCCTAATGTTAAATTAGGTGATCACGTTGACGTAAGCGACGTTATTGCTAACGGTCCAACTATGGATCACGGCGAACTTGCTTTAGGTCAAAACCCATTGATCGCATTTATGACTTGGAACATGTACAACTACGAAGATGCCATCATGCTTTCAGAACGTTTGGTTAAGGATGATGTCTACACTTCAATTAGTATCGAAGACTACGAATCAGAAGCTCGTGATACTAAGCTTGGTCCTGAAGAAATCACTAGAGAATTGCCTAACATTGGTGAAGATGCATTGAAGGATCTTGATGCCGATGGTATCGTTCGTGTCGGTGCAGAAGTTCACGATGGCGACATTTTGGTAGGTAAGGTAACTCCTAAGGGTGTAACCGAATTATCTGCTGAAGAAAGATTACTTCACGCTATCTTTGGTGAAAAGGCTCGTGAAGTTCGTGATACTTCGCTTCGTGTACCACACGGTGGTGGCGGTATCGTTCAAGACGTTAAGGTTTATACTCGTGAAGCCGGCGACGAACTTTCTCCAGGTGTAAACACTATGGTTCGTGTCTACATTGCCCAAAAGAGAAAGATCCAAGTTGGTGACAAGATGTCTGGTCGTCACGGTAACAAGGGTACTGTTGCCGCAGTTGTTCCAGAAGAAGATATGCCATATCTTCCAGATGGTACTCCAGTAGACATTTGTTTGAACCCAATGGGTGTTCCATCACGTATGAACATTGGACAGCTTCTTGAATTGCACTTGGGTGCTGCTGCTCGTCAATTAGGTATTCACGTTGCAACTCCAGTATTTGATGGTGCAAACGAAAACGATGTTTGGGATACTGTTCGTCAAGCTGGTGTTGATAAAGACGGTAAGACTGTTATTTACGATGGTCGTACCGGTGAACCATTCCACAACCGTGTATCAGTTGGTGTCATGCACTACTTGAAACTTACTCACATGGTTGACGACAAGATCCACGCTCGTTCAATTGGGCCTTACTCATTGGTTACTCAACAACCTTTGGGTGGTAAAGCTCAATTCGGTGGTCAGCGTTTCGGTGAAATGGAAGTTTGGGCTCTTGAAGCTTACGGTGCTGCTTACACATTGCAAGAAATCTTGACTTACAAGTCAGATGACGTTGTTGGTCGTGTAAGAGCATATGAAGCTATCGTTAAGGGCGAAAGAATTCCTAAGCCAGGTGTACCTGAATCATTCCGTGTTCTTGTTAAGGAACTTCAATCATTAGGTTTGGACATTCGTGTTCTTGATATGAACCACAAGGAAATTGAACTTCGTGATATGGATGGAGAATCAAGTGAACACTTGAATATCGATGCATTGTCACGCATGGCAGAAGAACAAGAAAAGAAGAAGTTAGCCGAAGAAACTGAAAAATCAGAAGATAAAAAAGATGACGAAAAGACTGCAGACAAGCCAGCAGCTCCTGCAGATGAATCTGACGGTAAAGTTTCTAAATAG
- the rpoC gene encoding DNA-directed RNA polymerase subunit beta' → MIDVNKFESMQIGLASPNKIRSWSYGEVKKPETINYRTLKPEKDGLFDERIFGPTKDWSCACGKYKGVRYRGIVCDRCGVEVTSSKVRRERMGHIELAAPVTHIWYFKGIPSRMGLVLDISPRLLEEVIYFAAYIVIDPGDTDLEPKQLLTEAEYREQKAKYGNRFVAKMGAEAIRDLLKKVDLDKEVKDLKKELQTATGQKRTRAIRRLDILDAFKKSGNKPEWMVMDAVPVIPPDLRPMVQLEGGRFATSDLNDLYRRVINRNNRLKRLLDLNAPNIIVQNEKRMLQEAVDALIDNGRRGRPVVGPGNRPLKSLSHMLKGKQGRFRQNLLGKRVDYSGRSVIDVSPKLKFYQCGVPRPMALELFKPFVMHELVKRGIASNIKNAKRKIDREDDDIWDVLEDVIKERPVLLNRAPTLHRLSIQAFEPVLVPGKSIRLHPLACEAYNADFDGDQMAIHVPLSDEAVAESRLLMLAAHHILAPKDGKPIVTPSQDIVLGNYWLTQAERGREGEGMIFSSPAEATVAYENGDIHYHTIIGMSADSMPKKPWPKGHEHGIFITTYGKIVFNQLFPDDYFYINEPTEKNLNNPLDAKYFLDEGEDIKDRIDKVADYLIASPFKSSFLSDSIATIYKYYKVQRTSEYLDDLKKLGYTSSTTSGITIGMNDVPEIHDKDEKVAKARKQVDIVSKQFRRGLITEQERHDRVISIWNACKDEIQNEIAQIHSPRNPISIMADSGARGNISNFTQLAGMRGLMATPNGGLFEIPVTSNFKEGLSVLELFMSTHGARKGMTDTALKTAQSGYLTRRLVDVAQDVIIREDDCGTDRGITVSAIMEGDELIEPLFDRLLGRFTAETVKDPKTGEAIVGKDVMMDEAMAHKICDASVTHVKIRSILTCDTPHGVCRKCYGMNLATGEEVEVGEAVGTVAAQSIGEPGTQLTLRTFHNGGVAGAEDITQGLPRVQELFEARNPKGRATISEVDGVVDSIQENPAEHTREITVKGKIDTRSYSVPYTASVAVAEGDTVHRGDKLTLGSVDPKELIQVTDTLTTEKYILAEVQKAYRMQGVDISDKHVEVLTRQMLQKVRVLDPGETDILPGEVMDIGQFRDRNKEVIISGGIPATAQSVILGITKAALETNSFLSAASFQETTRVLTDASIRGKNDPLLGLKENVIIGKIIPAGTGMPVYRSMEPEADVKKPDSVYSIADIEKQMKEKDKAK, encoded by the coding sequence TTGATCGACGTAAATAAGTTTGAAAGTATGCAAATTGGTCTTGCATCACCTAACAAGATCAGAAGCTGGTCATATGGTGAAGTTAAGAAGCCAGAGACCATCAACTACCGTACTTTAAAGCCTGAAAAAGATGGCTTGTTTGATGAAAGAATTTTTGGACCAACAAAAGATTGGTCATGTGCTTGTGGTAAGTACAAGGGTGTTAGATACCGCGGCATAGTTTGTGATCGTTGTGGCGTTGAAGTTACTTCTTCAAAGGTAAGAAGAGAACGTATGGGTCACATCGAATTAGCAGCTCCTGTAACTCATATTTGGTACTTCAAAGGTATTCCATCAAGAATGGGTTTGGTATTGGATATTTCTCCAAGATTGCTTGAAGAAGTAATTTACTTTGCTGCATACATCGTAATTGACCCAGGTGATACTGATCTTGAACCTAAGCAATTATTAACTGAAGCTGAATATCGTGAACAAAAGGCAAAATACGGTAATCGCTTTGTAGCTAAAATGGGTGCTGAAGCTATCCGTGATTTGCTTAAGAAGGTTGACCTTGACAAAGAAGTTAAGGATTTGAAGAAAGAACTTCAAACTGCAACTGGTCAAAAGCGTACTCGTGCAATCAGACGTTTGGATATTTTGGATGCATTCAAGAAGTCAGGCAACAAACCTGAATGGATGGTTATGGATGCTGTTCCAGTTATCCCACCAGATCTTCGTCCAATGGTTCAACTTGAAGGTGGACGTTTCGCAACTTCAGATTTGAACGATTTGTACAGACGTGTTATTAACCGTAATAACCGTTTGAAGAGATTGCTTGATTTGAACGCTCCAAACATCATCGTTCAAAACGAAAAGCGTATGCTTCAAGAAGCTGTTGATGCTTTAATTGACAACGGTCGTCGTGGTCGTCCAGTTGTAGGACCAGGTAACCGTCCACTTAAGTCACTTTCACACATGCTTAAAGGTAAGCAAGGTCGTTTCCGTCAAAACTTGCTTGGTAAGCGTGTAGACTACTCAGGTCGTTCAGTTATCGATGTTTCACCAAAATTGAAGTTCTATCAATGTGGTGTTCCTCGTCCAATGGCTTTGGAATTGTTCAAACCATTCGTAATGCACGAATTGGTTAAGCGTGGTATTGCTTCTAACATTAAGAATGCTAAGCGTAAGATCGATCGTGAAGATGACGATATCTGGGATGTACTTGAAGATGTTATTAAGGAACGTCCAGTTCTTTTGAACCGTGCACCTACTCTTCACCGTTTGAGTATCCAAGCCTTTGAACCAGTTTTGGTACCAGGTAAGTCAATCAGACTTCACCCATTAGCTTGTGAAGCTTACAACGCCGACTTCGATGGTGACCAGATGGCCATCCACGTTCCACTTTCAGATGAAGCTGTTGCTGAATCACGTTTGCTTATGCTTGCAGCTCACCACATCTTGGCTCCTAAGGATGGTAAGCCAATCGTTACTCCATCACAGGATATCGTTTTGGGTAACTACTGGTTAACTCAAGCTGAACGTGGTCGTGAAGGTGAAGGCATGATCTTCAGTTCACCAGCAGAAGCAACTGTAGCTTACGAAAATGGTGACATTCACTACCATACTATTATTGGTATGTCAGCAGATTCTATGCCTAAGAAGCCATGGCCTAAGGGACATGAACATGGTATCTTCATTACCACTTATGGTAAGATCGTCTTCAACCAATTGTTCCCAGATGACTACTTCTACATCAATGAACCAACTGAGAAGAACTTGAACAATCCATTGGATGCTAAGTACTTCTTAGACGAAGGTGAAGACATTAAGGACAGAATCGATAAAGTTGCCGATTATTTGATTGCTAGTCCATTCAAGAGTAGCTTCTTATCAGATTCTATTGCTACTATTTACAAGTACTACAAGGTTCAAAGAACTTCAGAATACTTGGATGACTTGAAGAAGTTAGGTTACACTAGTTCAACTACTTCAGGTATTACTATTGGTATGAATGACGTTCCTGAAATCCACGATAAGGATGAAAAGGTAGCTAAGGCACGTAAGCAAGTTGATATTGTTTCTAAGCAATTCAGACGTGGTTTAATTACTGAGCAAGAACGTCACGATCGAGTAATTAGTATTTGGAATGCATGTAAGGATGAAATCCAAAACGAAATTGCTCAAATTCACTCACCTCGCAACCCAATTTCAATCATGGCCGACTCAGGTGCCCGTGGTAACATTTCTAACTTTACTCAGTTAGCCGGTATGCGTGGTTTGATGGCTACTCCAAACGGTGGTTTGTTCGAAATTCCAGTTACCTCAAACTTCAAGGAAGGTTTGTCTGTGCTTGAATTGTTCATGTCCACTCACGGTGCTCGTAAAGGTATGACTGATACTGCTTTGAAAACTGCTCAGTCAGGTTACTTGACTCGTCGTTTGGTTGATGTTGCTCAGGATGTTATTATCCGTGAAGACGATTGTGGTACTGATCGTGGTATTACAGTTAGCGCCATCATGGAAGGTGACGAATTAATCGAACCATTATTTGACCGTTTACTTGGTCGTTTTACTGCTGAAACTGTTAAGGATCCAAAGACCGGTGAAGCTATCGTTGGTAAAGATGTCATGATGGACGAAGCTATGGCTCACAAGATTTGTGATGCTAGTGTAACTCACGTTAAGATTCGTTCAATTCTTACCTGTGATACTCCTCACGGTGTATGTCGCAAGTGTTACGGTATGAACCTTGCTACTGGTGAAGAAGTTGAGGTCGGTGAAGCAGTTGGTACGGTTGCCGCACAATCAATTGGTGAACCAGGTACTCAGCTTACTTTGAGAACTTTCCACAACGGTGGTGTTGCCGGTGCTGAAGATATTACTCAAGGTTTGCCTCGTGTTCAAGAATTGTTCGAAGCACGTAACCCTAAGGGTCGTGCAACCATTTCTGAAGTAGATGGTGTAGTTGATTCAATTCAAGAAAACCCAGCAGAACATACTCGTGAAATCACAGTTAAGGGCAAGATTGATACTAGAAGTTACAGTGTTCCTTACACTGCTTCTGTTGCCGTAGCTGAAGGCGATACTGTTCACCGTGGTGATAAGTTGACTCTTGGTTCTGTTGACCCTAAGGAATTGATCCAAGTAACTGATACTTTGACTACTGAAAAGTACATCTTAGCTGAAGTTCAAAAAGCCTACAGAATGCAGGGTGTAGATATCTCTGATAAGCACGTCGAAGTATTGACTCGTCAAATGCTTCAAAAGGTACGTGTACTTGACCCAGGTGAAACTGACATCTTACCAGGTGAAGTAATGGATATCGGTCAATTTAGAGACCGCAACAAGGAAGTAATCATTTCTGGTGGTATTCCAGCAACTGCACAAAGCGTAATCTTAGGTATTACTAAGGCCGCTTTGGAAACTAACAGTTTCTTGTCAGCTGCTTCATTCCAGGAAACTACTCGTGTGCTTACTGATGCTTCAATCAGAGGCAAGAACGACCCACTTCTTGGACTTAAGGAAAACGTTATTATCGGTAAGATTATTCCAGCTGGTACTGGTATGCCTGTATACCGCAGCATGGAACCTGAAGCTGATGTAAAGAAGCCAGATTCAGTTTACTCAATTGCTGATATCGAAAAACAGATGAAAGAAAAGGACAAGGCTAAGTAA